attattattaaagtattttcagaaataattcaGTTTCTCTAACATCTGAGAGAATACTAGAAATATAGCTTCTTGTGCTTATGGAAAATATCACAGCCTGTAACCAGAAACTTGTTTTTAGAATTAGTAGCCTTTgtagtttgtttttctgtcttgcaAGAGCCAATGTCCCATCCTATAATACATAATCTTGATTTCACTTGATATCTGAAGATATGCTCATTAGTGAGAGATAAACCAGACACTGTTAAATATCTGGCTATAATCATAGTTTGGGGCAGAATCGTATCATGATCTCCTCATCACATCTATTACTtgcacaaatgtatggctaatGCTTTACAtgacacattttttaagaagCCAGAAGACACATCAACACATATTAATTCCCTTTTAGAGCCAGATTTCCCAAATCTGTGTTACAACACagaattgttgttttattttgttaggcTACTTAAATGTATTTTAGCAAAACGctgtttatgtatattttatattgagTTATTATGGCATtcctcaaagtaaaaaaataaatttgtaacaAAATTGTAGCTAAAATAACATGAGGGatcctaagaaaaagaaatctgtggaTCTGCAGATGAAAACAATCTCAAGCCATGAGCAGCTTGTGTTTATAGAGAAGAAGTCATACCACAAACATGACACTTGCTCCTTTTGGTAAATTTAAATCTAGTGGATGAAGTGGAACGTATAAATAAAGTCAACTTTGTATTTCAGTAAAAAGGCCTCATGAGCAAAACTTTActtgaaaaattaattcaaattggcTGGAATGTCTTACattgtatattttacattaaGTCAATTATTGGCAATAACAGGAAATGCGAATGACACCACTTCAGTGAAATGAATTGTATAGCGCTGGCTACTGGAAGGTGAATACTAGAACAGAATTTACTTAATATCATCATAAAACAATCTGAGCATGGTTATATATCCATCTGAGCATAGAGAtacatccttttatttatatgtacataccaAATAACATGTTGTATCACAATAAGATAAAACCAAGAAATACAgaagtatgtaaaataaaaagtgaagttCTCTCAACCCCATAATTTCACCCCTCGGTACATACCTAAGAGAACTGAGACTATCCGTTCACACAAAAACTGGTATGTGAGTGTTCGTAGCAGCATGAGTGATATtattcaaaaagtagaaacaaaccaACGAGTGAAGAATAAACCAAATGTgctatatctatacaatggaataacatCTACTcctaaaaaggaaatgaacttcTGATTTGTGCTACACAAATGAATCTAGAAAACACAggttaagtgaaagaaggcagacacaaaaggccacataccacatgattccatttatatgaaatgtccaaactAGAAAAATCCAtggaggcagaaagtagattagtggttgcccgGGCAtaaggggaagaaagaatataTGTTGGGGATATATTTTATATCCCTgagatatacatattttttgttgaggtgatggaaatgttctggattTAGATAGTGGGGATGGCTTCACAACATCATGAACATACTAAAACCATTAAATTGTACTTTCAAATGGTAAAGTGTATGATATGTGAAATACAGCTcaataatatgtttttttttttaagattttactttttaagtagtctctacactcaaatggggctccaactcaaccctgagaccaagagtcacacgctccactggctgagccagccaggcaccccgtcaataattttttttaaagctacaaaaTGTGAGTCTCTGATCACCTTCTCTTGTATAGCTAAAATGTATATAGTACCTATTATCAGAGcacatttgtaaatgttttagttcattaattcatttaatcctcaaaacagccCAATGAAGCAACTTTTAAAGATAAGTTGAGGCACCAAGGAGGTTCAGTACTTTGCATAAAGTCCTGTAGCTAATTAAGTGATGGAGCTCTGCTTATAaaaccaggcagtctggcttcaaAGCTCAGGCCACACACTAATTACCAGGACCAATGACCATTAAAAGTTGTGATATATACTtccagataatttttatttagggAATGGAggtacacatatgcatatgtgtgggTGCAGACAGATAAAAACTATACACATGGAACTATActagaggtcagcaaactatagcccatgggccaaatcaGTCTCACTGTGTGTTACCTATGTagcccatgagctaagaatggaAAATGGGATTTATACGTttacattttagagaaagaagggaattaaaaaaaaagaagagtagcaTTTCATTATACATGAAAAGCATTTCATGACacacaaaattcaaatttcagtgcccatcaatgaagttttattgggacacagccatCTTCCTTTATCTAAGTAAGTCTGTGGCTGCTTCTACACTATCAAGACAGAGTTGAGTAGTAACAGACATAGTATGACCCTGCAAAGCATTGAATATTTGTATCAGGCCTTCTATAGAAAAGTTTTGCAGACTCTTAGATTATACCATACATGATACTCTAATATTTGTCTCTAAACATTATGTCATTTTCAACATTCcagatttccttaatttctttaaatggctgcaaaataaaaatgcacctGAAATTATCAAACCTTTCCCCTGATGAAAATGTCATATCCTTCACCAAATTGCTCTCAAAATAGTGGTATTAATTTATTTCCCTCCTAACAGAATGTGAAAATGACCTCCATTTTGGTGGCCTGGGTACCAGCATTTCAAGAAGTTTCATACCTGTCTCACCTAAATACAAGTTCTTCCCCCAACTTCTTAGTAGCCACCCAGCATTGATGATGAGTTCTGAGCTAAGCCACTCCTTTGGGCTACGTGGTCCAATCAACTTTAGAGGGACCCACTTTGCATTCTTTTCAATTGTCTTATCTTCTTAGCTTGGACCTATCACATGGAAACATATGTTCTTTTTAAGTGTTAGAAAAGTGGAAAGGTAGCTACCTCCTGTACTTGTCCCCCTGCACTGGATACTGTTGTGGGCCATCAGATCCCTCCCCATTCCATGTTGAGACTGGGGAATTGCCTTCAGTAGAACAAAGCCACCTTGCCTAAAGTCATGTCCCCTTTTCAGAGACAAACACATCCAGTAACTGGTCAATGTAGTTGTATAAAAGCCCATTCACTTCAACTTAAGGTAGTGCAATTAAAAAGTATCACCCCAACTCCAGAGCTCCTTACACAACCCACTAAGTCTCGCTGAATTTAATCACAGTGAGATTTCTCTTGCCCAACTCGCTCATTGCACAGAGATGCATTCCTGAGAACACTACCACACAAATTGTCTCCAATCAAATCTGCATCTTAGAGTCTGTTTCTCGGGGAAACTGACCTAAAACACTCCCCTATAACTCTTCCCAAAGGAAGACAGATGTGATATTTGATATGACTCCTGAGTTTAGGCGAATACAGTGAGTACACATAGCTCAGCCCCTCCCACCGTCTCATTTTCTGGGCCAACATCCATGCAGACAGGTGTGTGCCCTTTCTGCCACTGTCCTTTGCAGGGCAATCACCCAGCTTCATGCCACAGACTATGCTTTTCAAAGCAAATCCGAGCAGCTACCAGTCTCTTTTCAGAGTAATGAGGCTTAAAACTATGTGACAATGAAGAGGTAGGTCTAAGGGAATCTTCTCTGAAGTCTACTTTTCCTAGGATTCTACCTCCCAGAATCGAAACTTTGGTGAGGATACTAGAAGTCCAATTGTGGAAATAAACCTAATTGAGGATCTCCAATTTGTCAATAATTATATCAATGATGTGATCTTTATCGGCTTtattcctttgcctttgttttcaaaACTATGGGACAGATATGAACCATGAACATTATCCTAAACCACACTGAAAAGAATAGCACTATGTACTTCCAATAGGTAAATCTTCATTTCTCATTAGTAACTATTAACAGTCTGACTTAACAGTCTGACTTAATAATCTAATTTACCTATATTTACAGAGATGCTACTGCAGCAACTCCTTAGATTTGGGGAAGGTTTTAGTTTAAATCTAGGTTGAACATTTTAGACTTAAAAAGCAGTTTTCAAATAGGAAAACTAAGCCTTGTTTCCTTGTTATTAATGAATCTGGGAACTACCAACTAAGATTTAGTTtaagaattaaaagcaacaacacaAATAAAGTGCCTCTGACAAGACCTTATaaagtaggtattcaataaatgttaattcacAACCCAGTAAGTACTAAgaactattatatattatacccAAATGGGTCTGCTGTaggtttttcagaaaaaaataaaaatactctctCCTTCACTTCCAAAAGATAGCATGACTTTTCATCCTAAGGAGACTGTTTCAAGTCAAAATTCTGAACAATAAGTAGGTGAATAAAGCTCAtaccaaaaataagcaaaagtagGTAACAGGTGACAGAGAATTAGAAACAGAGCAACAGGCAATCACGTCCATTTTCCCCTTTATGTTATGGAATGCACAGAGAGGATGGTATATAGCCTGAATGTTTGTGACCCTCCCAAAGTTCATATGTTACATCCTAACCCCCAAGTGATGGTATGAGGAGGCGGACATTTTTAGGGAAGTGATTTTGTCATGATGGCAGAGCCTTCTttaatgggattagtgtccttataaatgAGATCTCAGAGAATTCCCTTGTctcttctaccatgtgaggacacactgAGAAGATAGTGTCTATGAACCAGGATacaggccctcaccagacactgaatgagttgacaccttgatctcagacttatcagccttcagaactatgagaagtaaatgtttgctgtttgagccacccagtatatggtattctgttacagcagcccagaCTTACTAAGATTCTATGCCTTTGAAGAGCACTGTTAGCTTTGGCCACACAGTATCCCAGAAATGAGATAGAGAAGAGCCTCCACAGACTGGCTGACCGTGATGGCAGTTACCAGACTGGGACTCTAATCAGACCTGGCCCCATGCATCAAGTCACTTAAGAGCTGCCTTCATTCTGTTAGTATGtggcaaagaaagaaagtatGTGGTGATTAGCCCCACCATATTCTCTTCtcctagagagagagaatcaagtcTCCTGATACTTTTTTAGAAAAGccacttgaggggtgcctgggtggctcaggtggttgactgtctgactcttggtttcagttcaggtcatgatcccagggttgtgggatcagaCTGAGCtctgcatagggctccatgctcagcgcagggcctacttaagattctctctctctctctctctctctttctctctctctctctccccgtctccctctctccctgtctttctcagggttcctgggtggctcagtaggttaagaatcccactttggctcaggttatgatctcaccactggtgattttgagccctgcatcagactctgtactgacagcccagcacggagcctggagcctgcttccgattctgtgtctccctctctctctgtccctcccccgctcatgctcatcTGTctcttcaaaagtaaataaacattaaaaaaattaaacaaaaaaagattctttctcactccctctgcccccttccccacttgcacacactctctctttctctaaaataaaaaaagaaaagaaaagcagcttGAACCCAGGGACTTAATAAGAAGCTGAACTGGGTGTGTTTAAGCAATGACCAACACTCGAAAGCTCACCAGAGAGAACCACTTAACCAAGATAAGAATGTTCACTTATGTCAGGGTGAATGCAACTTGATGGTAAGCATTTATTACTCTGGGGACTTCTCTGCTGGGAATCAGCATTCAGGTGAAAGATCTTGCACACTAAGAATAgaagagaaactagaaaaactaagaaaagagtGAGTTCCTTTAAATGTCTGGACAGTCTAGGACAAGCACCTGGCACTGGAGGGTGACTTTGGGATGTAAACTCTGGGGATGCAATCAATGACTTGGTTTGTATTTTTAGCCTCTGATACCTGTGATTTTTGTGAACTCAGAACTATTAATACTATTAATATGAATCATCTGGTCTAAAAACTAAGACCAAACTTCACACACTTCCTTAAGAACTAGTGAATTCCAGAGAGGAGCTAAATGTTCCTTAGCAATTTTATTGAAATCTGTTGAATATAAACTTTATAGCAGTCTTTTAAGTCCCATGTtatttaaaacagagagagagaaagagagggaggaggaagaggagaaggcaaaggaaggaagggaaatccattcctttaaaatatgttCCCTAACTCTTTTCAAAAGACCATGATTATATTCCATGGGTTATAATCCAGAAGGCAGTTTGTTCTACAAATCATAAGGCCTGAcaaaaaggacagaaggaaaagttACCAAAGCACACTCTCTCTGAATTCTATTAGGCATTCCACATGGTATGGAGCACAGAGACAGGGGAGACTTACAGAATGTGCTAAACTCTTTGTAAACATAGGGTATGAGAGATTCCAGTTCAAAGGAAGATCACTAGTTtaagaaatgggagaaaagttCGGAGACCTCTCTCAGGCCAGTCATACCGGTTCCTGCAGGAGTGGAGAGATTACTGCAAAGTAGTTAGCTCCATAAACATATCGGCAAAGCTTAGCattacacagaagagaaaaatactgcACAGCATTCACAAAACGTcctccatatttttatatttgtttccttgctttcccttcttttttttagacAGGAAGAGATTCTCCAGCTCACCTGTTTCAAACCCCACACTTGGCACTAAGTCCATGGTTCCATGAAAGGCTCCGGCCCACGCTGAGGTAGCAGTGGTGACTGTAGTCGGGTCTGTCTTTGTGATGTCACACTGGGGAGCAGGAATCCTGGCTGCACGCACTGATGGCATCAGCAGGGGCCCATAGGATGGATCCAGGGCAGAGCCAGCagaagggtggtggtggtggtggtggtggtggcggtggtgcaTGTGGGCGTGGGGGTGGTGGTGCCGCATGTACACATCATGCATGTGGCTGTAGGATGGGCTCACCTGAGATGCCAAAGGATAGTGCCAGGACTCGGatgcgggcgggggaggggctgggccagtCTGATGCAGGCCGTGTcctggccaggggctggggtcggCCGCAGTAAAGGTGCCAGGGGGTGCAGTGACCTGGAAGTCAGGATGAACACCCCCCAAGCAGGGTGCAGGTGGGGGCTGGTAAGAGCTGGTCCAAAAGGAAGTCGGGAAACTATTCCGCTGGCTTGAGAGAGCTGAGCTgtctgagaagacagaaaaattatttacataagatTCAGTTCTAGGACAGACTTGCCTCTACTTGTCCAACATTTTACAGGCGGGCTAATTACCATGCACTCTTTTCTCCGCACACAGAGGTAAATTGATACCAGGTAAGCCTCTGAGCTCCCATACCAAGTCAGTGCACACGGTTCAAGGTGCTGAATGAGTGCCCCCCACCCGTTGTTTGCTTAGCTTATGCAGTCACAGCCTATGCTGAAGTTTGCAAGTATGAGATTCAAAAGCTTCATTTCCTACTGGGCAGATCGCTGCCACCAGGTCTGAGCAGAGGTCGCAGGTACATGTGTCGCAGGTAAAGAAAGCTTATGCCACAGGTGTGATTCAGGTGGTTGGAAATGATGATGTTTACCAAACTTCTTAcaaatgcaaatataattttcACTCGAACTGAACATTTTAAGGCTGAAAGTAATAAATGGAAGATCACACTTAATTATGCTCACCAACACTCATCTTCCTTCAAGAAGATAACAGTTGCTAATATTTAATGACAGTGACCAAAAGCCCAATCCTAGTCCAGGGGCTTTTCATGGATGATCTTATTGGAGCCTCACTCCAACCCTATGAgttactgttattatccccattttagagatatgGAAATTGAGGCAGGGAAGAAGCCTAAGACTTCACAGCTAGCAAGCAGGAGACTGGGCTTTGAAGACAGGTAGCCTGCCCCAGTGGCTGGCACTGTTCATAACTGTGCCACAAGAGGGCACAATTGCAACCATAACATGAACATCTAGAATTTGGTCATCGTTCTGTGGAAATCATGATTGGAGGAGATTCAAGCAGGGACAATAGATTTGAGgaagggtttggggggggggatataaaaaaatagcacttagagataaataaagagggaaaacCCTCCCCAACTGTTGCCTTCAGTTAAATTTCTCCAATCAATCATCCTAACTTATTTATAGATGACCTACTATGTACCAAATAGAGAGAGGTCAGGGATGAGCAAAGAGACATCATTCTTAATCACAATCGAGCAGgggacatataaataaataaacacatgcaaTGTGTGACCTGGTAGGGCTCTCATaaggggaagcacagagagagggcacagaagcAGCCTAAGAAAAGATCAATTGGAAAGGTGGGGAGGGCTAGCTTTGTGAAAAGGTAGGGAAGAGTGGTTTAGgcaaaaaagtacatgaaaaaaagGCCAAAAATTGCACAGAccggaacacacacacacacacacacacacacacacacacacacacacaaagtagcATATGGGGAACAAGAATTCTGTGGGTAGAAGGTGGCAAAAAAATTAGACTAAAAAGTCAGACTGGGTCCAAGAAAGACCCAGATGGGTATGGCCTTGCAAGCTACGTAATGAATGTGGGTGCTGTCCTGAGAAGGTGCCAGTGAGCTTTGGAGGGTTTTAATCTAGGGAATGATACAGTCAGATCTGTGACTGCAAACATCCATACCTCCAGCCATAGCCTGCTCTGTACTGTGTGGTGTAAAAGAGCAAGCACCAGACAGGGAGTCTAGAGAGCTCAGCCAGAGAGCTAGCACCTAGCAATTACCTTATCTGATTTTATGACCTCACATGGATCTGTTGATCTCTCTGTGGCTCACTTTCTTCCATATGAGGTATTTGAATGAAAATGCCAAATATCTTCTGGCTCTATACTTCTATCATTCTGTGAAGTGGCCTACGATGTCTATCTATAGATGAAGATAAGGTTGCCTAGCACATTAGTCATGCATG
The Panthera tigris isolate Pti1 chromosome C2, P.tigris_Pti1_mat1.1, whole genome shotgun sequence genome window above contains:
- the VGLL3 gene encoding transcription cofactor vestigial-like protein 3 isoform X1 — encoded protein: MSCAEVMYHPQPYGAPQYLPNPVAAATCPTAYYHPAPQPGQQKKLAVYSKMQDSLEVTLPSKQEEEEDEEEEEEEEEKDQPAEMEYLNSRCVLFTYFQGDIGSVVDEHFSRALGQASTLHPESAISKSKMGLTPLWRDSSALSSQRNSFPTSFWTSSYQPPPAPCLGGVHPDFQVTAPPGTFTAADPSPWPGHGLHQTGPAPPPPASESWHYPLASQVSPSYSHMHDVYMRHHHPHAHMHHRHHHHHHHHPSAGSALDPSYGPLLMPSVRAARIPAPQCDITKTDPTTVTTATSAWAGAFHGTMDLVPSVGFETGLQHQDKSKESPCTLNYDKMIRVPY
- the VGLL3 gene encoding transcription cofactor vestigial-like protein 3 isoform X4, giving the protein MSCAEVMYHPQPYGAPQYLPNPVAAATCPTAYYHPAPQPGQQGDIGSVVDEHFSRALGQASTLHPESAISKSKMGLTPLWRDSSALSSQRNSFPTSFWTSSYQPPPAPCLGGVHPDFQVTAPPGTFTAADPSPWPGHGLHQTGPAPPPPASESWHYPLASQVSPSYSHMHDVYMRHHHPHAHMHHRHHHHHHHHPSAGSALDPSYGPLLMPSVRAARIPAPQCDITKTDPTTVTTATSAWAGAFHGTMDLVPSVGFETGLQHQDKSKESPCTLNYDKMIRVPY
- the VGLL3 gene encoding transcription cofactor vestigial-like protein 3 isoform X3, translated to MQDSLEVTLPSKQEEEEDEEEEEEEEEKDQPAEMEYLNSRCVLFTYFQGDIGSVVDEHFSRALGQASTLHPESAISKSKMGLTPLWRDSSALSSQRNSFPTSFWTSSYQPPPAPCLGGVHPDFQVTAPPGTFTAADPSPWPGHGLHQTGPAPPPPASESWHYPLASQVSPSYSHMHDVYMRHHHPHAHMHHRHHHHHHHHPSAGSALDPSYGPLLMPSVRAARIPAPQCDITKTDPTTVTTATSAWAGAFHGTMDLVPSVGFETGLQHQDKSKESPCTLNYDKMIRVPY
- the VGLL3 gene encoding transcription cofactor vestigial-like protein 3 isoform X2, with the protein product MSCAEVMYHPQPYGAPQYLPNPVAAATCPTAYYHPAPQPGQQKKLAVYSKMQDSLEVTLPSKQEEEEDEEEEEEEEEKDQPAEMEYLNSRCVLFTYFQGDIGSVVDEHFSRALGQASTLHPESAISKSKMGLTPLWRDSSALSSQRNSFPTSFWTSSYQPPPAPCLGGVHPDFQVTAPPGTFTAADPSPWPGHGLHQTGPAPPPPASESWHYPLASQVSPSYSHMHDVYMRHHHPHAHMHHRHHHHHHHHPSAGSALDPSYGPLLMPSVRAARIPAPQCDITKTDPTTVTTATSAWAGAFHGTMDLVPSVGFETGLQHQDKSKESP